The following DNA comes from Ketobacter sp. MCCC 1A13808.
CACCGAGGGACGAGCGCAATATAACAACCAGATGATATGGAATCTAAAAGTTGTCACCCATCTTGCTGCGCAAGCTGACCGCCAACTTTCTTAACGATTCCATATATCTACTCTCGTTATACGTCATTTGCTCAGGTTGGTACCGGGGTTCGAATGTGAATAAATCCACAAACTGTAAATATATACAGTATTCCTGTATGTCAGCTATTGTCAGCGATTCATCCTTCCTATACGCTCTGAAGCGCTAGCGACGCTCGCATAACAGCAGTTAATGCGGACGACGCTAGCGCTTCAGAGTAAGGGTGGAATCTACCGGGTAAAAAGTGACCTTGTAGAGAGATAGTTGTTCTAAACAAGATAAGACTCTTGCGATCGGCTTGGGTGCCACAAACGACGCATAACAGCTCGATGATACGTCATCTAAAAGTTGTCACCGCTCTTGCGTGGCAAGAGCGCCGCCAACTTTCTTAACGATGACGTATATCTCAGTTATTAGAAAAAATGAAAATTCGCGCATTTAAACAAGAAGATCTTCCGGCAATTTTCGATATTTATAGTAGATCGAAACTTGATGAGCTTAAATATGAAAGTATGACGTATACGCTTTTATCACTTGAGGATGATGATAAAAGATTTAGTGAGCTTATGGAGTCAGATATTTACGTTTGCCATGAAGGTGATTTTATTTCTGGGTATGGTGCCATTTTTAATAGCGAAATTAGAGCGCTATTTGTTCATCCTAAGTGTAGAGGGAAAGGTATAGGAAAACAGCTGCTAGAATTCTTATTATTTTCCATTAAAGGTCAAGCAATTTTATTCGTTGCGCGTTCAAATGAATCAGCCAAGCATTTATACCATTTGTATGGATTTAAGGTTACAGATACTTTTTTAACCACATATAACCAAGTGCCGGTCGTTGCGCAAAGAATGGTTCGACCTGAATAAGATCAGTATTTCAGGAGTTTATGTGAAGTGGAGCTTGCTACAGTTTTTGGCGTTCTGGGAGTTATTGCTAATGTTTCATGGCCTCTTATTAAATCTAGAAAGCATATGCTGTTTGGCCAAATATTGGCGTGCATTTTTATGCTCATTCACTTTTGGCTTCTTGATGCGCAAGCAGCGGCTGCTGTTATGGCCACGGCTGGCCTTCAAGCCGCATTAGCAATACCATTAGAAACACACCCGAAATTCAAATCGATTTATCTTGTTTCTTTGCTTTTGACACCGATTGTCTCTTGGCTAACGTGGCATGGTGCACCATCAATATTCTCTACTTTTGCACTTATATTTTTCTGTATTGGTAATCTGCAAGTTAGTACCACGCGCTTAAGAGTATTACTTCTGTGTTGCTTGCTATGCTGGGTTGGGCATAATCTAATAATTTCTTCGTATCCTGCGCTGGTATCAAATCTATTAGCTTTATGCACCAGTGTATATGGGATTTCACGAGAATTAATGCTAAAAAAGTTAAGCCAACGAGAAGAAGAATTTGCAAGATAGCTCTAAAACAAGCCGGTATTCTAACAAGCCTATGCAGGGGAGCAAGCTACGTTCCGCGAATTTTGTGGTCGTCGCTATCGCTCCTTTATACCACAAAAATCGCTCCACTACGCTTGCCCCCTGATAGGGACGTTATTTTTTTGCAGGCTGAGAGCTTTTTTAAAACCGAGAGGTTTTACATTTACAGCTTCGCGGGCGAGTAGGGCATTGCTATTGATCGTTCGGGAAGTTTGGTGATGAATTTTAGTTGATCCGCAATCTATTTGATTTTGCCTTTTCTCCGTAGCGATGAATGAAGCCAGCGATTGAGTTCAGGAAGCACGGTTCTGTAATCGGGCCGTGAATTCGTTTAGTTTTGTGGTGTCATGGTGGTTTCTGGTCGTGCTGGATTCCGTTGCCACAACCACCTGTGTATTCTTCGAGTGACAATCGGTGTGTTCTACGGCTGCATCCATAGCTGATGGGCGGGCCCCCTGAAGTTCAGGCTTCATAAGCACTACCAAGTTGCAGTGCATTAAAGGTCAAAGTCAAAAAATAGTTGGGTGGTGCGGTGCAGGTAATTCGCTTTTGTACAGGCAACAAATAACCAGGGCAAGCACGGGACGCAGTTTCGTTCCGCATTTTTTGTGGTATCGCTTCGCTCTTTTTACCACAAAAAATGCTCCACTACACTGCGCCCATGTTCCCGGCGTTATAGCTCAGTCACCCTGCTGAAGTCGTGAGAGTGCAACATCATATACTTCGTTTCTGTCTCTCTTACCGACTGCAATCACAGTGACGACAATCACGTCATCATCGACCGAATAGACCAGTCGATAACCAACTTGGCGGAGTTTAATTTTGTACAAGTTGGTTGCACCCGAGAGTGCAGAATTGGGTACATGAGGATTTTCTAAACGTTCTTCGATCTTTTTCTTAAACTGATTTCGAATAGTATGCCCTAGCTTTTTCCATTCTTTATAGGCAGATTTCTTAAATTCTAAACTATAAGTCATCAAGCGTTACCCTAACTGTCTCCTCGTCTTGGCGCTCTTTAACTATTTTTATCAATTCGGCATCATCAATTAATCCCATCAATGCCTCATAAGCTTGGGCAGGAACGCAATAAAATGCCGGTTCGTTGCGATTTAATACTGCGATAGGCATACCATTGCCACTTGCAACGACCTTCATTGGGTTTGACTTTAGCTCAGAAATGCTGGCTGCAATTTCCGTAAGTACTTGATATGTCATGATATTTAATATTTCTCGGCAGATTTTATGACCTAATTATAGGTCTTTTATCCGGTCTTGTATATCGACTATAACAAACGCAAGCACGGGAACCAGCTACGCTCCGCCAATTTGCGGTTCACTTCGCTCACCTTACCGCAAATTGGCTCCACTACACTGGTCCCATGTTGCGGGCGTTATGGCAAGAGGAGAAAGTAATTTGGATAGTTTCAGTTCATTAGTAGAAGAGCATAGGGCCAAAGACGGCGTCGCCGATTTATTCGGTGTAATTCTATTTACAGATGAGCATCCAAATATTAAGAAAGTACTGCGAGATGATGACTATTGGCTTTCTCTTCACGAGCTTACTGG
Coding sequences within:
- a CDS encoding GNAT family N-acetyltransferase produces the protein MKIRAFKQEDLPAIFDIYSRSKLDELKYESMTYTLLSLEDDDKRFSELMESDIYVCHEGDFISGYGAIFNSEIRALFVHPKCRGKGIGKQLLEFLLFSIKGQAILFVARSNESAKHLYHLYGFKVTDTFLTTYNQVPVVAQRMVRPE
- a CDS encoding YgjV family protein; the encoded protein is MELATVFGVLGVIANVSWPLIKSRKHMLFGQILACIFMLIHFWLLDAQAAAAVMATAGLQAALAIPLETHPKFKSIYLVSLLLTPIVSWLTWHGAPSIFSTFALIFFCIGNLQVSTTRLRVLLLCCLLCWVGHNLIISSYPALVSNLLALCTSVYGISRELMLKKLSQREEEFAR
- a CDS encoding type II toxin-antitoxin system RelE family toxin; this encodes MTYSLEFKKSAYKEWKKLGHTIRNQFKKKIEERLENPHVPNSALSGATNLYKIKLRQVGYRLVYSVDDDVIVVTVIAVGKRDRNEVYDVALSRLQQGD
- a CDS encoding type II toxin-antitoxin system Phd/YefM family antitoxin, coding for MTYQVLTEIAASISELKSNPMKVVASGNGMPIAVLNRNEPAFYCVPAQAYEALMGLIDDAELIKIVKERQDEETVRVTLDDL